CCACCAAAGAAGACCAAATTAAAGAAAAGCCACCAAAGAAGCCCAAATTGAACCCAACCCTTCCACTCTCAAACCCATCACCAAAACTGACTCAAAATTTCCAGAACATCATCTACACAATGGGTGGAACCCAACTGGTATTGGTCATACAAAAACCTCTCACTAAGACTGACCTGAACAAACATAATGCTCGGTTGTCCATGCCTTTGAGCCAAATCAATGGCAGTTTCTTGAGGGAGGCAGAAAGAGAATATCTGGATCAACAACAAGCAATGGAAGTCCCATTCATGGAGCCCTCCGGTAAGGTTAATCAAATTGTTTTGAGGCAATGGGACATGCCCAAGGAGTCAGGGAAGAAAAGCTCATGCTATGTGCTGATAAAATCTTGGAATGAGGTGGTGGAAAAAAATGATCTTGGCAGAAAGCTTAACCAAGTGATCCAAATTTGGTCCTTTAGACTTGGTAATGGAGATCAACTCTGCCTGGCTTTTGTTGTGGTCAAGACAGGGGAGAACAATGAAGGAGCTAGTAGCAGCAAGCAAGGAAGAGATATGGATTGACACTAATTTTGGCCTTTTCAATTGAccaattttcttgtaattagttattttgtttAGAGTTTATTAGAGAGCAACCATGTCAATATGTTATGACTCATGACGTAttgtttattagtattttttttttttttaatttagatagGGATCTATTGTCAATTAATGTAAGAGTCTgttcatttgaattttgattaatgAGACTGAGCcacattttgattttgatacaCAATGAATATGCGTAAATGGATTTGCGATTGATTTGGAATGCTAAAAGGTATATGTTATGGAATCTTTTGCAATATGTATGTttagttgatatatatatatatatataatgatgatGAAAAGTTTGACATCTTGTATCAGGGAGAACATACGAGAAAGTCATAAAACGTTGGAGGAGCTTGAAACTGTGCATAACAAGCACCTGAAGAGACAAGAGGTTTGCTGAAAATGGATCTTATATTATCATAAACAAATGCCTACAAGAACCTATTAATATTGTTGGCATGGTATATGATTGTGTCATTGCGAGAACCCCTGTTATATCGATTTTCAAACCATGCGCTAGCCGCCATTGGAAATGACATGTCTGCATTGAATGTTTACTGAATTCACTTTGATCTTATTTGAAGGATCCACTTGAATTATTAGGAACTTGATAATCAACTCAGAAGCTGTAAGGAagattttaagaattttgaaagGCAGGATGTGAAATATCGGGAAGATTTGAAGCacataaagaaaaagataaagaaactTGAGGATAAACTTGAGCATTTATCATTAACTTTTTGGCTTCCCATTTCAGAATTCAGCAAAGATTAATAACTTAGAAAAGGAGTGTGAAAACTCGAAAAATCTGATTCCAGAACTTGAGGAAAATATTCCAAAACTGCAAAAGCTGTTGCTGGACGAGGAGAAAGTCTTAGAGGAAATTAAAGCGAATTCTAAaggtgttttaatttttttttctttaattttattattattattttttatctttttggttttgaaaaatagGAATATGTTAGTCGTCGTGTTGCAAATCACACTTAAAAGAATTATGTGCAGCAgtattaagtttttaatttataacTGTTTGTGTATGTTTCACACCattgtaaaatattattgttcATTTTCTGTTTTATCTTCTAAAATGTAATAGAGTTTTGTCATAAGCTATgccttcaattaaaattttggattctcaTTACATTGCTTTGTGTTTCCTTAGGTCTATATACTAAGTATTCTCaagttggatttttatttttataaatatggtGCCATCCCCCACGGTAGATGTAATAACATTGTAAAGGATGCCCAAATAACATATCATGGAGTTCTGATAGTCAGAGTTTGTGCTATGATATACATGATTTATATGGCTCTAATATGTATGGCTGACGTAGGACAACTACAATATAATAATAGGGCAGAAAAAATGATAGGACAAatcctaggagtcagcacctaagggacTGGAATCGGCACCAGTgtaaaaagaaagcaaacgtttttttaatttctccaaaagccgtgttacaataatcaaaaagtgtttaaatagctacaacataaaaccctaacaacacaaaaccctaattattaaatgttcgggcttgcttaatctcaagcccaataactaataggctccatccataagaccacaggttgggccgtcttctttttgttcttcctcccatatgtgtgtataattgggggcctaTATCTCGTGTCCGCACCAACTCCCCCCGGGTGAGAGGAACTCGACCCCGTCGAGTGGAAAGCTGAAGAGCTCTGATAGTACTCCAGTAAGTCAGGATCCAGTCGCTGTAGCTCATCTCTAGTAATCCATGTGCAATCGGAATCTGGTCGCCCGCGCCACCGAACTAGGAAACGGTGAACTCCTCCATCCCTGGTAGAAACAATTTGCTCATCTAAAATAGCATCAATAGATTCTTTAGGTGCATAGGGTAAATTTAAGGGTAAAGGGGTAGGCATAGGGGCATCAATAGGATTAAGTAAAGGCTCATCAAAAGGAGTATCAAGGGAATAGGTTGTAGGGCTTTTTATAAGCAACTAGATCCTCAATATTAAAGGAGgagctaataccataatcatgagGAGGTCAATGACATATGCATTTGGGCCCATTCGTTTCAATACCTTGAACGGACCTAAGCACTACGAGCTTGCAATTTCTTAACGGTCCCGAGAGGGAAACCGTTCGGAGTCGGATCCGAATCATGACATAAATCTCCTACCTCGAAACTCGCATGACGCCGATGAGTATCggcatgaattttatattgagaattacttacccgaatttttttgtgaatctcGCATGCAAATCATGAACATGTCGTGCGAATGCCTCACAGATTCGTAAATCCTAACATGTGGGGACATGGGCAAAAGATCTAAGGGCTTCCTAGGTGTATATCCATGCACAACTTCAAAAGGACTAACGCCTATAGACCTATTGACAGAGCTATTATATGCAAGTTGGGCTATAGGAAGAATTGAATCCCAATTCCGATTGGCTTCACCCACTAGACACCGAAGGAGGTTTCCTAGGCTACGATTAACCACCTCAGTTTGACCATCGAGTTTGAGGATGAAATGCcgtggaaaatttcaatttggtgcctactaaatgccacaaggtcttccaaaaataactcatgAATCGAACATCCCTATCTGACACTATGGTTTTGGGGAGACCATAAAGCTTGACAATCTCATCAAAGTAAAGCTTTGCAATTTTAAAAGCGTCAGAAGTCTTAGAACATGGTAGGAAATGAGCCATCTTAGAGAAGAGATCAACAACTACTAGGATAGAATCATGCTTCCTAAAGGTGCGGGGCAAACCTAGCACAAAGTCCATACTCACGTCCTGCCACGGGCGATGCGGCTGTGTAAAGGCGTGTACAGACCAGTGTTTTGCTTGCGATGTTTGGCTAGTTGACATGTACGACACTGACCAACTATCTTAGCAACGCCCCTCTTAAGACCAGGCCAATAGAATTGACATTCCACTTCCTCAATTGTCTTATCTTGGCCAAAATGACCTGCAAGGCCTCCTGCATGTATCTCCCAAACTAGAAAATCTCTCACTGACGACCGAGGGATACACAACTTGTTGGCCTTGAACAAGTAACCATCTTGAAGGGAATAATCATCCAAGACGGGGTGTGAAGCATTACTTAGGCTAGTGTAGAGCTCCCCAAAATCTTGGCATGATTGATAGTCATCCTTAAGTCGTTCAAACCCAGTGACCTTAACACTCATGACTGATAGCAAAGATACTCTTCGACTCAGTGCATCAGCAGCCTTATTCTCAACTCCCGCTCTATGTTTCACCACAAAGTAGTAGCGTTGCAGAAAATCAACCCAACTACCGTGCCTAAAATTTAGCTTCTTTTAGGAATTGAGATAACGCAAAGCTTCATGATCAGAGTAGATAATAAAATCTCGAGACAACAAGTAATGACGCCAATGCCAAAGAGCTCGTACAATGgcataaaattctttgtcataCGTGGAGTACTTCTGCTTAGCATCATTCAACTTTTCACTGAAATAGGCAATTGGGTGACGCTCTTGACTAAGGACTCCCCCTATGCCAATACCCTCgaggcatcacattccactTCAAAAGGTTTGGTGAAATCGAGGGGAGACGCATGACAGTGCCTCGGTCATCTTCTCGTTTCACCTCCTTGAAGGCCTTAGTAGCAGCCTTTGTCCAAGTAAACTCCCCATGTTTCAAGCAGTCAGTGATGGGAGACATAATGGTACTAAATCCTTTGATGAATCAGCGATAAAAGGAAGCGAGCCCATGAAAGCTTCGAACCTCATGTATAGTTTTGGGCTCGGGCCAATCCATAATTGCTTGAACTTTTGGGGTCGGCGAAACTCCTTCAGATGACACTATGAAACCTAGGAAGACAACTTTATCTGTAAAGAAAGAGCACTTCTTTAGGTTACCATATAAACTCTCCTTCCTAAGGGTTTTGCAAACTTGAGTTAGGTGGTCTAAGTGTTGCTCCCTAGACTTACTATAAATGAGGATATCATCAAAGTACACAACCAggaattttcccataaaaggcttgagcacttgagtcatcactctcataaaggtactaggagcattggacaatccaaaaggcataaccATCCACTCATATAAACCATCTTTTGTCTTGAAGGCTCCACTCATCACCGGGAcgaaccctaatttgatgatagccACTTTTCAAGTCTATCTTGGAGAAGATCGTTGCTCCTACCATcatatccaacatgtcatccaatCGAGGGATAGGAAAACGATACTTCACAAGGTGATCTTGTTGATGGCACGACTatcaacacacatcctccaagtcccatctttctttggagttAAGAGCAGGGGACTGCACAAGGGCTCATGCTCTCACGAACAAAACCCTTCCTAAGTAGTTCTTCTACTCTGTCTTTGCAACTCGGCATGTTCACGGGGCTCATCCTATAATGGGGCAAGTTAGTGTGGTCGCTCCGGCACAAAATCTATGGCGTGTTGGATATCACGCATGGGCGGTAATTGATCGGGGAGTTCCTCAGGGAATACATCCTTAAATTCTTGGAGCACGGACCTTACTTCTCCAGGTTGCTCCTCACAAGTCTCTCCATGAAGTTCCCTAGCAACCAAGACAAACACAATGGATTCCTGAACTGCTACCCTCTCAAATGCCTTTGGGCTTATGATGTTCAGACCTTTCGCCTTCGGTACTTCTGGCTTCTTGCTCATGTCGATTGGCTTGGGTTTCAAAGGATTAAGCACAATCTTCTTGCCTCCAAACATAAATGAGCAAGAATTGGATCGCCCATGAAGGGTGACATCCAAATCATAAAGCCAAGGTCTACCTAAGATAATGTGCCCTACATCCATGGGAATTACGTCACACCATATTTCCGCCTTGTAGGTGAGGAATTGAAGTGGGACAACACATCTATCTTTTGGCGACGTTCTGAGCTTCGAAGCATTCCTCCCAACCCTCACCCTTTTGGTAGCAAACCTAAACTTGCCTTACCCCCTAAGGTCAACCCCAATAGCACCCCGATACAAAAAGAGGACAAGGGAAAGGGTGTGATCAATGAGCCCTCAAGATTAGGCTCTCGCCTCCAATGCTTCAGATGCAATGGGATTGGGCATGTTGCAGCTAGATG
This portion of the Castanea sativa cultivar Marrone di Chiusa Pesio chromosome 7, ASM4071231v1 genome encodes:
- the LOC142644153 gene encoding uncharacterized protein LOC142644153, translating into MSPITDCLKHGEFTWTKAATKAFKEVKREDDRGTVMRLPSISPNLLKWNVMPRGHGSWVDFLQRYYFVVKHRAGVENKAADALSRRVSLLSVMSVKVTGFERLKDDYQSCQDFGELYTSLSNASHPVLDDYSLQDGYLFKANKLCIPRSSVRDFLVWEIHAGGLAGHFGQDKTIEEVECQFYWPGLKRGVAKIVGQCRTCQLAKHRKQNTGLYTPLHSRIARGRT